A window of Coregonus clupeaformis isolate EN_2021a chromosome 28, ASM2061545v1, whole genome shotgun sequence contains these coding sequences:
- the LOC121543275 gene encoding ribonuclease P protein subunit p25-like protein, whose translation MENYSKARTVEQPCPCPFLGLSSDTTEVRVKDGSKIRNLMRYALSRMEVKPRALEGEGGRPKSEEGDSTTEVQEATCSQAPEKMPSRQIVFTGTGKGVSKAITCVEILKRRVKGLHQQTRLLFSPVLEVWEPLEPAAGLDSLTVNRNIPAIWVLLSRDPLDASLPGYQAPGNVDALWAQAAKEDAGVAGGQRHGGRRKRGGGGGGGGRGKGPGGPVRQTGRSRGPGKGQSRGKGALAGQE comes from the coding sequence ATGGAGAACTACAGTAAGGCACGGACGGTGGAGCAGCCCTGTCCCTGCCCATTCCTTGGCCTCTCCAGCGACACCACTGAGGTTCGAGTGAAGGACGGCAGCAAGATCCGCAACCTCATGCGCTACGCCCTGAGCCGCATGGAGGTCAAGCCCAGGGCGCTGGAGGGCGAGGGGGGGCGTCCTAAGAGCGAAGAAGGGGATAGCACCACCGAGGTCCAGGAAGCAACATGCTCCCAGGCACCGGAAAAGATGCCCAGCCGGCAGATAGTATTCACTGGGACGGGGAAGGGGGTCTCCAAGGCCATCACATGTGTGGAGATCCTGAAGCGCCGTGTGAAAGGCTTGCACCAGCAGACCAGGCTGCTCTTCAGCCCTGTCCTGGAGGTGTGGGAACCCCTGGAGCCTGCGGCAGGCCTGGACAGCCTCACCGTCAACAGGAACATACCTGCTATTTGGGTACTGCTCTCCAGAGACCCCCTGGATGCCAGCCTGCCTGGGTACCAGGCTCCAGGGAACGTTGATGCCCTGTGGGCACAGGCTGCCAAGGAGGACGCAGGGGTTGCTGGTGGACAGAGGCATGGGggcaggaggaagaggggaggtggtggtggtggtggtggaaggGGTAAGGGACCAGGAGGCCCTGTCAGACAGACTGGTCGATCCAGAGGGCCAGGGAAAGGCCAGAGTCGTGGTAAGGGGGCGCTGGCAGGGCAGGAATGA